Proteins encoded by one window of Kribbella italica:
- a CDS encoding DsbA family protein: MTAPAEFWFDPACPWAWMTSRWMLEVEQVRDVKTTWHVMSLSVLNEDRQEHDAGWHRRLGIVRVLIAAEQAHGNEVLLPLYTALGERIHVQGRGTTGSDGDVLAEALAEVGLPATLLEAADTDKYDDALRKSHNAGMELVGMEVGTPVIAVEGVAFFGPVVTPAPKGEAAGKLWDGVRLVAGTDGFFELKRTRDRSPSFD; encoded by the coding sequence ATGACTGCCCCCGCTGAATTCTGGTTCGACCCGGCCTGCCCGTGGGCCTGGATGACGTCTCGCTGGATGCTCGAGGTCGAGCAGGTCCGCGACGTGAAGACGACCTGGCACGTGATGAGCCTGTCCGTCCTGAACGAGGACCGCCAGGAGCACGACGCCGGCTGGCACCGCCGGCTCGGCATCGTCCGGGTCCTGATCGCCGCCGAGCAGGCGCACGGCAACGAGGTGCTCCTGCCGCTGTACACCGCGCTCGGCGAGCGGATCCACGTCCAGGGCCGCGGGACCACCGGCTCCGACGGCGACGTGCTCGCCGAGGCGCTGGCCGAGGTCGGCCTGCCGGCCACGCTGCTGGAGGCCGCGGACACCGACAAGTACGACGACGCGCTGCGCAAGTCCCACAACGCCGGGATGGAACTGGTCGGCATGGAGGTCGGTACGCCGGTCATCGCCGTCGAGGGCGTCGCCTTCTTCGGCCCGGTCGTCACCCCCGCTCCGAAGGGCGAGGCGGCCGGCAAGTTGTGGGACGGCGTCCGCTTGGTCGCGGGCACCGACGGCTTCTTCGAGCTCAAGCGGACGCGCGACCGGAGCCCGTCCTTCGACTGA
- a CDS encoding ribose-5-phosphate isomerase, with protein MRVHIGSDHAGFELKNHLVQHLTAAGHDVVDHGPAVYDAVDDYPPFCLRTAEAVVQDDSSLGIVIGGSGNGEQIAANKVKGVRAALAWSTETAKLGREHNNANVISVGARMHSTEESTGFVDTFLATDYSGEARHTRRIEMLAGYEETGELPPLPESS; from the coding sequence ATGCGAGTGCACATCGGCTCTGACCACGCCGGATTCGAACTGAAGAACCACCTGGTGCAGCACCTGACGGCTGCCGGGCACGACGTCGTCGACCACGGCCCGGCCGTGTACGACGCGGTGGACGACTATCCGCCGTTCTGCCTGCGGACGGCCGAGGCGGTGGTCCAGGACGACAGCAGCCTGGGCATCGTGATCGGTGGCTCCGGCAACGGCGAGCAGATCGCCGCGAACAAGGTGAAGGGAGTCCGGGCCGCGCTGGCCTGGAGCACCGAGACCGCCAAGCTCGGCCGCGAGCACAACAACGCGAACGTGATCAGCGTCGGCGCCCGGATGCACAGCACCGAGGAGTCGACCGGTTTCGTCGACACGTTCCTGGCCACCGACTACTCCGGCGAGGCGCGGCACACGCGCCGGATCGAGATGCTGGCCGGTTACGAGGAGACCGGCGAACTGCCGCCGCTGCCGGAATCCTCCTGA
- a CDS encoding Fpg/Nei family DNA glycosylase, whose product MPEGHTLHRLANDVWDAFGGRVVRASSPQGRFVDGAALLDGRVLRHTEAHGKHFLAEFDGGGWLHIHLGLIGKVDFGTAPIPEPVGQVRLRLQNDAAYADLRGATVCEVMTDGEREALIGRLGPDPLRDDPDPDLAWKRIQRSKLPIGQLLMDQEVLSGVGNVYRAEVLFRAKLHPMTPGHLVKKREWQGMWTDLLALMKYGVETGRIDTVSDDHTPEAMGRDPRRDDHGGEVYVYRRQGQHCHVCDSVIRTELLAGRNLFWCPKCQRTGLTRRAPVKAPKKAPKKSMVKK is encoded by the coding sequence ATGCCCGAAGGTCACACCCTGCACCGGCTGGCGAACGACGTCTGGGACGCGTTCGGTGGCCGGGTCGTCCGCGCGTCCAGCCCGCAGGGCCGGTTCGTCGACGGAGCCGCCCTGCTCGACGGGCGGGTGCTGCGGCACACCGAAGCCCACGGCAAGCACTTCCTGGCCGAGTTCGACGGCGGCGGCTGGCTGCACATCCACCTCGGGCTGATCGGCAAGGTCGACTTCGGGACGGCGCCGATCCCGGAACCGGTCGGCCAGGTCCGGTTGCGCTTGCAGAACGACGCGGCGTACGCCGACCTGCGCGGCGCGACGGTCTGCGAGGTGATGACCGACGGCGAACGCGAGGCGCTGATCGGGCGGCTCGGCCCCGACCCGTTGCGCGACGACCCCGATCCCGACCTGGCCTGGAAGCGGATCCAGCGCAGCAAGCTGCCGATCGGCCAGCTGCTGATGGACCAGGAAGTGCTGAGCGGCGTCGGCAACGTCTACCGCGCCGAGGTACTGTTCCGCGCCAAGCTGCACCCGATGACGCCGGGTCACCTGGTGAAGAAGCGCGAGTGGCAGGGCATGTGGACCGACCTGCTCGCGCTGATGAAGTACGGCGTGGAGACGGGCCGGATCGACACCGTCTCCGACGACCACACGCCGGAGGCGATGGGCCGCGATCCGCGCCGGGACGACCACGGCGGCGAGGTCTACGTGTACCGGCGTCAGGGGCAGCACTGCCACGTCTGCGACTCGGTGATCCGGACCGAGCTCCTGGCCGGACGCAACCTCTTCTGGTGCCCCAAGTGTCAGCGCACCGGCCTGACCCGGCGAGCACCGGTGAAGGCGCCGAAGAAGGCGCCGAAGAAGTCGATGGTGAAGAAGTAG
- a CDS encoding PP2C family protein-serine/threonine phosphatase translates to MSGRGGFARLRRAGLRAARTLVRRARKSHPLTLLMLLGVTVAISALSLFLPSLIPTAALTIPLLLGGLLLRFKPLVVLTFVALVLGSFVMSERAAGLPKVGLVVTLGVVGWIVLTGAKVRSRLGVQGSRGESMLIELRGMLTAQGVLPRLPSGWLADASIRSAGGQSFSGDFVVAAMRGEDQLEIALVDVSGKGIDAGTRALLLSGAFGGLLGVVPVEEFLPAANHYARRQEWDDDFATVVHVAIDLGTGEFEVRTAGHPPAIQFDSWSGRWTTRDADGPLLGLVETPEFAVNKGQLKLGDALLLYSDGMVETPRRDIGLGTDRLAGHAERLVAHGFEGAAEELVVEIGGPGDDSAIVVIHRRTHPSEVAADSCPGAGRNQPATRRRTATLRTGRSETPAL, encoded by the coding sequence ATGAGCGGCCGCGGCGGTTTCGCACGCCTGCGACGGGCCGGCCTGCGGGCTGCCCGGACGCTGGTTCGTCGTGCCCGCAAGTCGCATCCGCTGACGCTCCTCATGCTGCTCGGCGTCACGGTCGCGATCAGCGCGCTGTCGCTGTTCCTGCCGTCATTGATACCCACCGCGGCGCTGACTATTCCTCTGCTGCTGGGGGGATTGCTGCTGCGCTTCAAACCCCTGGTGGTGCTGACGTTCGTCGCGCTGGTGCTCGGTTCGTTCGTGATGTCCGAGCGTGCGGCCGGACTGCCGAAGGTCGGTCTCGTGGTGACGCTCGGCGTGGTCGGCTGGATCGTGCTGACCGGTGCGAAGGTGCGTAGCCGGCTGGGCGTCCAGGGCAGTCGGGGCGAGTCGATGCTGATCGAGCTGCGGGGCATGCTGACCGCCCAGGGCGTGCTGCCGCGGCTGCCGTCGGGGTGGCTGGCCGACGCGTCGATCCGGTCGGCCGGCGGCCAGTCGTTCTCGGGTGACTTCGTCGTCGCGGCGATGCGCGGCGAGGACCAGCTCGAGATCGCGCTCGTCGATGTCTCCGGCAAGGGAATCGATGCCGGGACGCGGGCACTGCTGCTGTCCGGCGCCTTCGGCGGCCTGCTCGGCGTCGTACCGGTCGAGGAGTTCCTCCCGGCCGCGAACCACTACGCCCGGCGGCAGGAGTGGGACGACGACTTCGCGACCGTCGTGCACGTGGCGATCGACCTGGGCACCGGCGAGTTCGAGGTCCGTACGGCGGGGCACCCACCGGCGATCCAGTTCGACTCGTGGTCCGGGCGCTGGACGACGCGGGACGCCGACGGGCCGTTGCTCGGGCTGGTCGAGACGCCGGAGTTCGCGGTGAACAAGGGTCAGCTCAAACTCGGCGACGCGCTCCTGCTCTACAGCGACGGGATGGTCGAGACCCCGCGCCGCGACATCGGCCTCGGGACGGATCGCCTGGCCGGCCACGCCGAACGCCTGGTCGCGCACGGCTTCGAGGGCGCCGCCGAGGAGCTGGTGGTCGAGATCGGCGGACCGGGCGACGACTCCGCGATCGTCGTGATCCACCGGCGGACGCACCCGTCCGAGGTCGCCGCCGACAGCTGTCCGGGGGCCGGTCGCAACCAGCCCGCGACACGTCGTCGTACGGCGACGCTTCGCACCGGGCGATCTGAGACCCCGGCCCTGTAG
- a CDS encoding MarR family transcriptional regulator translates to MSQTEEADLLQLDRQVCFALAVASRSVIALYRPLLDPMGLTHPQYLVMLALWEESPLSVKQLSNLLQLDPGTLSPLLKRLEAAGYLTRGRDPRDERSLAVELTPAGRALREEALKIPPAIIDRLGMTLKELESLHSNLTRVIKAATP, encoded by the coding sequence GTGTCGCAGACCGAAGAGGCCGACCTGCTGCAGCTGGACCGTCAGGTCTGCTTCGCGCTCGCCGTGGCGTCCCGCAGCGTGATCGCGCTGTACCGCCCGCTGCTCGACCCGATGGGTCTCACCCACCCGCAGTACCTGGTGATGCTGGCGCTCTGGGAGGAGTCGCCGCTCTCGGTGAAGCAGCTCAGCAACCTGCTCCAGCTCGACCCCGGCACGCTGTCGCCGCTGCTCAAGCGGCTTGAGGCCGCCGGCTACCTGACCCGCGGCCGCGACCCGCGCGACGAGCGTTCACTGGCCGTCGAGCTGACCCCGGCCGGCCGCGCGCTGCGCGAGGAAGCCCTGAAGATCCCGCCGGCGATCATCGACCGGCTCGGCATGACGCTGAAGGAACTCGAGTCACTGCACAGCAATCTGACCCGAGTGATCAAGGCAGCGACCCCCTAA
- a CDS encoding nitroreductase family deazaflavin-dependent oxidoreductase has product MSSQSEYAPSTSDWVREAVEKIDATGSTEAAGFNGMGVVLMTMIGNKSGKIRKVPVMRVEHDGVYVAVASLGGAPKNPVWYYNLKADPNVTVQDGTETKEYVAREIDGAEYDEWWPRSVAAYPDYAEYQKKTTRKIPQFLLEPKS; this is encoded by the coding sequence ATGTCATCCCAGAGTGAATACGCCCCCAGCACGAGCGACTGGGTTCGCGAGGCGGTCGAGAAGATCGACGCCACCGGGTCCACCGAGGCCGCCGGGTTCAACGGCATGGGCGTCGTGCTCATGACCATGATCGGCAACAAGTCCGGCAAGATCCGCAAGGTCCCGGTGATGCGGGTCGAGCACGACGGCGTGTACGTCGCGGTCGCCTCGCTCGGCGGCGCCCCGAAGAACCCGGTCTGGTACTACAACCTCAAGGCCGATCCGAACGTGACGGTCCAGGACGGCACCGAGACCAAGGAGTACGTCGCCCGCGAGATCGACGGCGCCGAGTACGACGAGTGGTGGCCGCGTTCGGTCGCGGCGTACCCGGACTACGCGGAGTACCAGAAGAAGACCACCCGCAAGATCCCGCAGTTCCTGCTCGAGCCGAAGAGCTAA